One window of Gloeothece citriformis PCC 7424 genomic DNA carries:
- a CDS encoding thiamine pyrophosphate-binding protein, protein MTQKTGRFAMLEQFLADGFQYMFGNPGTSEEGFLDALWNYPDLKYILCLQESIAVMMGDGYARATKKPALVQIHSTPGLGNAIGALYQAKRGHSPLVVIGGDAGIKYMAMDAQMAGDLVAFAEPVTKWSTLVMEPSSLLRVIRRAIKIATTPPMGPVYVCVPVDILDAPAVEEVRPTSFPSTRVIPNDELIQQAAEILAQAQKPMFYIGDGIAWSGAQPEVTRVAELLGAEVWEADTGEVNMSNAHPLHQGATGHMFGYSSLPITQRGDVNLICGTYMLPEVFPELGDIFKPGAKSIHIDLNAYEIAKNHPVDLGIVSDPKLSLAKLADRLEAIMTPEQKEAAKKRGEDIGKAKEQAHQQQLEADRQVRDNVPLHFSRFCEELATYLPEDAIIFDEAITSSPNISRYYPPKLPEHYFVTRGGSLGVGIPGAIGAKLAHPDKTVIGIVGDGGAMYTIQALWSAVRHNVDVKFVICNNRSYRILQVNILAYWQERGIDPQEFPLSFDLSKPELRFDEIAKSMGVEAIRVEQPSEIGPAIEKALAHKGSFLIDVVLEADVNPEMIGVRCGQ, encoded by the coding sequence ATGACACAAAAAACTGGGCGCTTTGCCATGCTAGAACAATTTCTAGCAGATGGTTTTCAATATATGTTTGGTAATCCGGGTACTTCAGAAGAAGGCTTTTTAGATGCTCTGTGGAACTATCCCGACCTTAAATATATCCTCTGTTTACAAGAATCCATCGCGGTTATGATGGGCGATGGCTACGCTAGAGCCACAAAAAAGCCCGCCTTAGTGCAAATTCATAGCACCCCCGGACTGGGAAATGCGATCGGTGCATTATACCAAGCTAAACGGGGTCATTCTCCCTTGGTGGTAATTGGGGGAGATGCCGGGATCAAATATATGGCTATGGATGCACAAATGGCCGGGGATCTCGTTGCTTTTGCCGAACCGGTGACTAAGTGGTCAACCTTAGTGATGGAGCCTTCTTCCCTACTGCGGGTGATTCGACGCGCCATTAAAATTGCCACTACTCCTCCGATGGGGCCGGTTTATGTGTGCGTTCCGGTAGATATTTTAGACGCTCCCGCCGTTGAAGAGGTTAGACCGACTTCTTTCCCCTCTACGCGGGTGATCCCCAATGATGAGCTAATTCAACAAGCCGCCGAAATCCTCGCCCAAGCCCAAAAACCGATGTTTTATATTGGAGATGGCATCGCCTGGTCAGGGGCACAACCTGAAGTGACTCGCGTCGCTGAACTCCTGGGGGCAGAGGTTTGGGAAGCTGATACCGGGGAAGTTAATATGAGCAATGCTCATCCTCTCCATCAAGGGGCAACCGGCCATATGTTTGGCTATTCTAGTTTACCTATTACCCAACGGGGAGATGTTAACCTCATCTGTGGGACTTATATGTTACCAGAAGTGTTCCCAGAATTAGGGGACATTTTTAAACCGGGTGCTAAAAGTATTCATATTGACCTTAACGCCTACGAAATCGCTAAAAATCATCCCGTTGATCTCGGTATCGTCAGCGATCCTAAATTATCCTTAGCCAAATTGGCCGATCGCCTCGAAGCAATCATGACCCCCGAACAAAAAGAAGCGGCCAAAAAGCGAGGGGAAGACATCGGCAAAGCTAAAGAACAAGCTCATCAACAGCAACTAGAAGCCGATCGTCAGGTGCGAGATAACGTTCCGTTACATTTTTCTCGCTTTTGTGAAGAATTGGCGACATATTTACCGGAAGATGCTATTATTTTTGATGAAGCAATCACCTCTTCTCCCAATATTAGTCGGTATTATCCGCCCAAACTCCCCGAACACTATTTTGTCACTCGCGGAGGCTCTTTGGGGGTAGGAATACCCGGCGCTATTGGGGCTAAACTGGCTCATCCTGATAAAACCGTCATCGGAATAGTGGGCGATGGGGGAGCGATGTATACGATTCAGGCACTTTGGTCAGCCGTTCGTCACAATGTGGATGTAAAATTTGTCATCTGTAATAATCGCTCTTATCGGATTTTACAGGTCAATATTCTGGCTTATTGGCAAGAACGAGGAATAGATCCCCAAGAATTCCCTCTCTCTTTCGATCTCTCTAAACCGGAACTTCGTTTTGATGAGATAGCTAAATCGATGGGAGTGGAAGCCATTCGGGTAGAACAGCCGTCAGAAATTGGCCCAGCGATCGAAAAAGCCTTAGCTCACAAAGGATCTTTCTTAATAGACGTTGTTTTAGAAGCAGATGTTAATCCAGAAATGATCGGGGTGCGTTGTGGACAATAA
- a CDS encoding iron uptake porin, producing MNRWLLSKNQVNSQALLLLLSTGITLTLTPLSTAQKLDNSHPMSQITSVSQLRDVEPTAWAYTALQSLVERYGCIVGYPDRTYRGLRAMTRYEFASGLNACLNKITDLIGEGTNILQEDLATLQRLQAEFEQELAGLSLKIENLEARTAFLEDHQFSTTTTLSGSISFAGTAYASAGEGTREAVLQHQSYLQFSTSFTGRDLLSLGAVASTSVIPQLASFNDGRNVGFTNEGFTVWAYGGSTGSDQFLVGSIEYIFPIINDEINRWYMTISLENGFNTSRFLLPILSPLTWEGYELNRGPISAFGQRNPLYRLGGTTGFITNYDRGPWRFSAGYFGTQAEDPSPGNGFFNGDYLALAQLNYTPSGRFALAMIYYNNYFGPGRFAFNNSYKFDQNTPGYVGTALANRFDNAGVFFDEDVPVISNTYGVQTFYKINPRFVLGGFVAKIDARLMGRGDADIWTYALSASFPDLFKEGSVGGLIVGVEPMLTGITGEDIPDFKRDTSVHIEAFYEYLVNDNLSITPGVIWITSPNQDSNNDDIVLGVIRTTFSF from the coding sequence ATGAACCGGTGGCTGTTGTCTAAAAATCAAGTCAATTCACAAGCTCTCTTACTGTTACTGAGTACAGGAATAACCTTAACCCTAACTCCTCTAAGTACAGCCCAGAAGCTAGATAACAGCCATCCCATGTCTCAAATTACCTCCGTTTCTCAATTGAGAGATGTAGAACCTACCGCATGGGCTTACACGGCTTTACAATCTCTGGTAGAGCGTTATGGTTGCATCGTTGGGTATCCCGATCGCACCTATCGGGGACTTAGAGCTATGACTCGTTATGAATTTGCCTCTGGCTTAAACGCTTGTCTCAATAAAATCACCGACCTAATTGGGGAGGGAACAAACATCCTACAAGAGGATTTAGCGACCCTGCAACGATTACAAGCGGAATTTGAGCAAGAATTAGCGGGTTTATCCCTAAAAATTGAGAATTTAGAAGCCAGAACCGCATTTCTAGAAGACCATCAATTTTCCACCACAACTACCCTGAGTGGTTCAATTAGTTTTGCCGGGACAGCCTACGCCTCTGCGGGAGAAGGGACAAGAGAAGCGGTTTTACAACATCAATCTTATCTCCAATTTTCCACCAGTTTTACAGGACGAGATTTACTCTCTCTAGGTGCTGTAGCTTCAACTTCAGTTATTCCTCAACTAGCATCTTTTAATGATGGAAGGAACGTCGGGTTTACCAATGAAGGATTTACCGTTTGGGCTTATGGAGGCAGTACCGGAAGTGATCAATTTTTAGTGGGATCAATAGAATACATTTTTCCCATTATTAATGATGAAATAAATCGATGGTATATGACGATTTCTTTAGAAAATGGGTTTAATACTTCTCGATTTCTCCTACCTATTTTGAGTCCTTTAACCTGGGAAGGTTATGAACTGAATCGAGGGCCGATATCCGCGTTTGGACAGAGAAACCCCCTTTATCGTTTAGGCGGTACGACTGGATTTATCACCAACTACGATCGCGGCCCTTGGAGATTTAGCGCGGGATATTTCGGCACACAAGCAGAAGATCCATCCCCCGGCAATGGGTTTTTTAATGGAGATTATTTAGCCTTAGCCCAGTTAAATTATACCCCTAGCGGACGCTTTGCCCTCGCTATGATTTATTACAATAATTACTTTGGGCCGGGTCGTTTTGCCTTTAATAATTCCTACAAATTCGATCAAAATACTCCGGGTTATGTGGGAACGGCTTTAGCCAATCGGTTTGATAATGCCGGCGTTTTCTTTGATGAAGATGTCCCTGTCATCAGTAACACTTATGGGGTACAAACCTTCTATAAAATCAATCCTCGTTTTGTTTTGGGAGGATTTGTGGCTAAAATTGATGCTCGACTCATGGGAAGAGGAGATGCTGATATCTGGACTTATGCTTTATCTGCCTCTTTTCCAGATTTATTTAAAGAGGGGAGTGTTGGCGGCTTAATTGTAGGAGTAGAACCCATGTTAACGGGAATAACGGGGGAGGATATTCCTGATTTTAAACGAGATACTTCTGTCCATATTGAAGCTTTTTATGAGTATCTAGTCAATGACAATCTTTCTATTACTCCCGGAGTCATCTGGATCACTTCTCCTAACCAAGATTCTAATAATGATGATATCGTTTTAGGGGTAATCCGTACAACTTTTAGTTTTTAA
- a CDS encoding Nif11-like leader peptide family natural product precursor — MSQKSVIDFYKTCSQNPHLIENLKQKNFPELILMTRMMGYDFTGEELAATVGAMEVYTITQKMGEAIDAYSSLWPKMWGKSRLEYIINELFNNLSNEELLQLFPEIN, encoded by the coding sequence ATGTCTCAAAAAAGTGTGATCGATTTTTACAAAACCTGTAGTCAAAATCCTCACCTGATTGAAAACCTGAAGCAAAAAAATTTCCCCGAATTAATTTTAATGACGAGAATGATGGGGTATGATTTTACTGGTGAAGAACTGGCGGCTACTGTGGGAGCAATGGAAGTTTACACGATCACTCAAAAAATGGGTGAAGCTATCGATGCTTATAGTAGTCTTTGGCCTAAAATGTGGGGAAAATCTCGGCTTGAATATATTATAAACGAGCTATTTAATAACTTATCCAATGAAGAATTATTACAATTATTCCCCGAAATTAATTAA
- a CDS encoding Nif11-like leader peptide family natural product precursor: MRNKQVIEFLKALSTRSDLRQKFRTLPKEDVLSQAPNLGYQFSEQDFDDTIWELEGFMANLLGEPFDLTFSLWETMWGKYYLDYLIDNVIESFSEQQIEDFFNQEF; the protein is encoded by the coding sequence ATGAGAAATAAGCAAGTTATAGAATTTTTAAAAGCTCTCTCAACTCGGTCAGATTTACGACAAAAATTCCGAACCCTTCCCAAAGAAGACGTTTTAAGTCAAGCTCCCAACTTAGGTTATCAATTCAGCGAACAAGATTTTGATGATACCATTTGGGAATTAGAAGGATTTATGGCGAATCTATTAGGAGAACCCTTTGATCTCACCTTTAGCTTGTGGGAAACTATGTGGGGAAAATATTATCTAGATTACCTAATAGATAATGTCATTGAAAGTTTTTCAGAGCAACAAATAGAAGACTTTTTCAACCAAGAATTTTAA
- a CDS encoding GMC family oxidoreductase → MDFEQTFDYIIVGAGAAGCVIAYRLLKTLNCSVLLLEAGSPDTNAAIHNTDIQSMTSLWQGETDWGYQTEAQPYLNNRRISIAQGKVLGGGTSVNAMMYIRGNRRDFDHWNFLGNEGWSYQEVLPYFKKSENYEGGASEYRGVGGPLQVINYINPAPVSQAFVAAAKELGYQGDNWDCNGAQQENGAFFYQSTRTPDNQRCSTAVAFIQPILGHPKLTVQTLAQVTRILTSGTRVTGVEYRQDGQLHRVQAESEVILCAGAFESPKVLMLSGIGPAEHLKAFDIPVIVDLPGVGQNLQDHLLLGVGYECKQEQPAPNLLSEAGLFTHTRQGISAASPDLQFFFGPVQFVEPQYQIDGPGFTFAPIVIQPQSRGSIALRSSKPEDLALLKMNYLQSETDLEVLIRGIELARELAHTDAFKDFRGRELAPGASVTDKAGLSEYIRQVASTVWHPVGTCKMGRDSLAVVNPQLQVYGVEGLRVADASIMPTITAGNTNAATIMIGEKAADLIISSR, encoded by the coding sequence ATGGATTTTGAGCAAACCTTTGATTATATTATTGTTGGAGCAGGGGCAGCAGGATGTGTCATCGCCTATAGACTCCTGAAAACCTTAAACTGTTCTGTTCTCCTGTTAGAAGCGGGTAGTCCGGATACAAACGCCGCTATCCATAATACAGATATTCAATCGATGACTTCTCTGTGGCAAGGAGAGACAGACTGGGGTTATCAGACTGAAGCTCAACCTTACTTGAATAACCGTCGCATTTCCATTGCTCAGGGTAAAGTCTTAGGGGGTGGGACTTCCGTCAATGCAATGATGTATATTCGAGGCAACCGTCGAGACTTCGATCATTGGAACTTTTTAGGGAATGAAGGCTGGAGTTATCAAGAGGTTTTACCCTATTTCAAAAAATCAGAAAACTATGAAGGGGGTGCTTCAGAATACAGAGGAGTGGGAGGGCCTCTACAAGTTATTAATTATATTAATCCGGCTCCCGTTTCTCAGGCATTTGTAGCCGCAGCGAAAGAACTCGGTTATCAAGGAGATAATTGGGATTGTAACGGGGCACAACAGGAAAACGGCGCTTTTTTCTATCAATCTACCCGAACCCCAGATAATCAGCGCTGTAGTACCGCAGTGGCGTTTATCCAACCCATTTTAGGACATCCGAAGCTAACCGTACAAACCCTAGCTCAAGTTACCCGCATTTTAACTTCCGGAACCCGAGTCACCGGAGTTGAATATAGACAAGATGGCCAACTTCATCGAGTTCAAGCCGAATCTGAGGTTATCCTGTGCGCGGGAGCGTTTGAATCTCCTAAAGTGCTGATGTTGTCGGGAATTGGCCCGGCTGAACACTTAAAGGCGTTTGACATACCCGTCATAGTCGATTTGCCTGGAGTTGGTCAAAACCTCCAAGATCATCTGTTATTGGGAGTTGGATACGAATGTAAACAAGAACAACCCGCCCCTAATCTGCTTTCTGAAGCCGGATTATTTACTCATACTCGCCAGGGAATCAGTGCCGCCTCACCGGATTTACAGTTTTTCTTTGGTCCGGTTCAATTTGTCGAACCTCAATATCAAATTGATGGCCCCGGTTTTACCTTTGCGCCCATAGTGATTCAACCTCAGAGTCGAGGAAGTATCGCTTTAAGATCGAGTAAACCCGAAGATTTAGCCCTTTTAAAGATGAATTACTTACAAAGTGAGACGGATTTAGAGGTTTTAATTAGAGGCATTGAACTGGCGCGAGAATTAGCCCATACCGACGCTTTTAAAGACTTTCGGGGAAGAGAACTTGCCCCCGGTGCATCGGTGACAGATAAAGCCGGACTGAGTGAATATATTCGTCAAGTGGCCTCAACGGTTTGGCATCCCGTCGGCACTTGCAAAATGGGGCGAGATAGCCTAGCGGTTGTCAATCCTCAACTTCAAGTCTATGGAGTCGAAGGATTACGAGTAGCAGACGCTTCTATTATGCCCACCATCACCGCCGGTAATACCAATGCAGCCACCATCATGATCGGGGAAAAAGCAGCCGATTTGATTATCTCCTCTCGATAA
- a CDS encoding GMC family oxidoreductase: MTDTFDYIIVGSGTAGSTIAYRLSEIPDLKILILEAGGTNTPEQVAIPYRWNELLLTEIDWAYMSVPQPGLNNREIYCAAGKLIGGTSNLYHMIHTRGKPEDYDNWAYDGCPGWSYREVLPYLQKLENQEDDTNPTAGKGGPINVINAKELGNPVSQTFIDGCVELGYPFVEDFNATPLGVGWHHVDIKDGQRWGSRPAYLEPALARPNVTLEANAQATRLLFDDNKRCIGIEYQQEGQLKTAHANHEVILCAGAIQSPKLLMLSGIGNPEHLQQFNIPVLVDLPGVGENFHDHPLIIGPVGLMSEPGADPRGNMTEVALFWKSQEDMYVPDLEICLVHRAPFGEAFFENVIERLQTNQPIEPVAQLVDPRLILSIPGLVRPLSRGWIRLASSDPMANPLVNPNYGAERSDIDHIVTMIKISRDIYATKAFDKLGLIEVSPGPEVASDEALRTWVIDNLGSYYHFVGSCKMGTDNMSVVDPELKVYGVEGLRVADGSVIPTIPSANPHTTIIMIGEKAADLMKESLK, translated from the coding sequence ATGACAGACACTTTTGATTACATTATCGTTGGTTCAGGAACAGCCGGATCAACTATTGCTTACCGCTTAAGTGAAATCCCTGATCTCAAAATCTTGATTTTAGAAGCCGGAGGAACAAACACCCCAGAACAAGTGGCCATTCCTTACCGTTGGAATGAACTGTTACTGACAGAGATCGATTGGGCGTATATGAGTGTTCCCCAACCTGGCCTCAATAACCGAGAGATTTACTGTGCAGCCGGTAAACTGATAGGCGGAACATCTAACCTCTATCACATGATTCATACCAGAGGTAAACCGGAAGATTATGATAATTGGGCTTATGATGGGTGTCCGGGGTGGTCTTATCGAGAAGTATTACCCTATCTTCAAAAACTGGAAAATCAGGAAGACGACACCAACCCCACCGCCGGCAAAGGAGGCCCGATTAATGTTATCAATGCTAAAGAATTAGGAAATCCGGTCTCTCAAACCTTTATTGATGGCTGTGTTGAATTAGGTTATCCGTTTGTCGAAGATTTTAATGCAACTCCGTTAGGGGTGGGATGGCATCATGTCGATATTAAAGACGGACAACGATGGGGTAGTAGACCGGCTTACTTAGAGCCAGCCTTAGCCAGACCTAACGTCACTTTAGAAGCCAACGCGCAAGCCACTCGATTACTCTTTGATGATAATAAGCGGTGTATTGGGATTGAGTATCAACAAGAGGGACAATTAAAAACAGCCCACGCTAATCATGAAGTGATTCTATGTGCTGGCGCGATTCAATCTCCTAAACTGCTGATGCTTTCAGGAATTGGAAATCCGGAACACCTCCAACAGTTTAATATTCCAGTTCTCGTTGACTTGCCTGGAGTTGGGGAAAATTTTCACGATCATCCCTTAATTATCGGGCCTGTGGGGTTAATGTCCGAACCGGGAGCCGATCCTAGAGGAAATATGACAGAAGTGGCTCTATTTTGGAAATCCCAAGAGGATATGTATGTTCCCGATTTAGAAATCTGTCTAGTCCATCGCGCTCCCTTTGGGGAAGCCTTTTTTGAGAATGTTATTGAGCGGCTGCAAACCAATCAACCCATTGAACCGGTTGCCCAACTGGTTGATCCTCGGTTAATTTTATCCATACCTGGGTTAGTCCGTCCCCTATCTCGCGGATGGATTCGTCTGGCCAGTAGCGATCCGATGGCTAATCCTCTTGTCAATCCCAATTATGGGGCTGAACGTTCCGACATTGATCATATTGTGACCATGATCAAAATTTCCCGTGATATTTATGCTACTAAAGCCTTTGACAAATTAGGATTGATAGAAGTCAGTCCAGGGCCAGAAGTCGCCTCCGACGAAGCCTTAAGAACTTGGGTTATTGATAATTTGGGATCATACTATCACTTTGTTGGCTCTTGCAAAATGGGAACAGACAATATGTCTGTGGTCGATCCAGAATTAAAAGTTTATGGAGTTGAAGGTTTAAGGGTTGCTGATGGTTCAGTCATTCCCACTATCCCATCTGCTAATCCTCATACCACAATTATCATGATTGGGGAAAAAGCAGCCGATTTAATGAAAGAAAGTTTGAAATAA
- a CDS encoding EthD domain-containing protein: MIHQLIFAHPRPGMSEKDFQDYWLNIHAVQYASKIPQIKRYMIDLRIPFGPEPEDPLFSGVAEIWIPPEEQIASLQSPEFINGARADEPNWAAFWRTVALDTDAHIIVEGPPLQKDSSLIKLMILVKRKAGIPLEEFRQQMLETHAAKVKQLPGLQRYYQCHVRDGFYAIGESLLDCVSLLWFDNVEALKQAYESPDYQQEFKPGSNPLFEPKYIHTMVTDEHWVIGPEFRP; the protein is encoded by the coding sequence ATGATTCATCAACTCATCTTTGCTCATCCTAGACCCGGTATGAGTGAGAAAGACTTTCAAGACTACTGGCTCAATATTCACGCGGTTCAATACGCCAGTAAAATCCCCCAAATTAAACGTTACATGATCGATTTAAGGATTCCTTTTGGCCCTGAACCCGAAGATCCTTTATTTAGTGGTGTGGCTGAAATTTGGATTCCTCCGGAAGAACAAATTGCCTCCCTTCAAAGTCCAGAGTTTATTAATGGGGCGAGGGCTGATGAACCGAATTGGGCAGCATTTTGGCGTACTGTGGCTTTAGATACCGATGCTCACATCATTGTCGAAGGGCCGCCTCTACAAAAAGACTCTAGTCTGATTAAACTGATGATCCTAGTCAAACGTAAAGCCGGAATCCCCTTAGAAGAGTTTCGTCAACAAATGCTAGAAACTCATGCCGCTAAAGTCAAACAATTACCCGGTTTACAACGGTACTATCAATGTCATGTCAGAGATGGCTTTTATGCGATCGGGGAATCTCTCCTTGATTGTGTATCCCTCTTGTGGTTTGATAATGTTGAGGCACTTAAACAAGCCTACGAGTCTCCAGACTATCAACAGGAATTTAAACCTGGCTCTAACCCGCTTTTTGAACCTAAATATATTCATACAATGGTGACAGATGAACATTGGGTGATCGGGCCTGAGTTTCGTCCTTAA
- a CDS encoding alpha/beta fold hydrolase, giving the protein MPEPTSIEIFELGDFQLSTGFTLNNAKLAYRTHGSLNEAKDNAVLFPHFLAGSPDSLEMYIGEGRPFDPRKYFIILPGLFGGGLSSSPSNTSIPFNQGNFPDTHIADDVIAQHRLLTEKFGIQQLKLVLGWSVGALQTYEWAVRFPDMVKRAASIAGAPKPSPWTVLWLRTVIEEPIIADPGWNNGFYTDPQAVQAGLRRVGHGAAMTLPQVGFYRDELWRSIGFSSVDDFVARFWEAFWLPLDPNNLVAQARKTRTADPSGGGDIAEALGRIKAEMFVYAFTGDRMFQPEECKVDSQRIPNAKFEEIGGVSGHLTTFGLTEKDRQVMDEILTKLLTD; this is encoded by the coding sequence ATGCCTGAGCCAACATCGATCGAAATTTTCGAGCTAGGAGACTTCCAACTCTCAACAGGATTCACCCTCAATAACGCTAAATTAGCTTACAGAACACACGGGAGTTTAAACGAAGCTAAAGATAATGCAGTTTTATTTCCCCATTTTTTAGCGGGATCACCAGACTCTTTAGAAATGTACATCGGCGAAGGCCGTCCTTTTGATCCCCGAAAGTATTTCATCATTTTACCGGGATTATTCGGTGGGGGATTATCCTCTTCTCCGAGTAACACCTCGATCCCCTTCAATCAAGGAAATTTCCCAGATACTCATATTGCTGATGATGTCATTGCCCAACATCGCCTTTTAACCGAAAAATTTGGCATTCAACAGCTAAAATTAGTTCTCGGTTGGTCTGTGGGAGCTTTACAAACCTATGAATGGGCAGTCCGGTTTCCGGATATGGTTAAACGTGCCGCCTCCATCGCCGGAGCGCCGAAACCTTCCCCCTGGACAGTGTTATGGTTGCGGACAGTCATCGAAGAACCGATTATCGCCGATCCCGGTTGGAACAACGGTTTTTATACTGATCCCCAAGCAGTACAGGCCGGATTGCGTCGTGTTGGTCATGGAGCAGCGATGACCTTACCCCAAGTCGGATTTTATCGGGATGAACTCTGGCGTTCTATCGGCTTTTCTTCCGTTGATGACTTTGTTGCCCGTTTTTGGGAGGCATTTTGGCTTCCCTTAGACCCCAATAATTTAGTAGCTCAAGCCCGGAAAACTCGCACGGCTGACCCCAGTGGTGGGGGAGATATAGCGGAAGCTTTAGGCCGTATCAAAGCAGAAATGTTTGTCTATGCTTTCACTGGCGATCGAATGTTTCAACCTGAAGAATGTAAAGTCGATTCCCAACGGATTCCTAACGCGAAATTCGAGGAAATTGGGGGCGTTTCGGGTCACTTGACCACTTTCGGGCTAACGGAGAAAGATAGACAGGTGATGGATGAGATTCTCACAAAATTACTGACTGACTAG
- a CDS encoding ester cyclase, with translation MSLLQQAEKFFDALNAHDLDTVVSMISPSATINTPIGSFTGGEAYRDWMMMHFRAMPDFTHEIRGMAAETQDTIAFELHATGTMTGPLEMPNGDVPPTGRSIDVSAADFWRFENGLIVEYHLYFNLVDFLNQLGIPLTD, from the coding sequence ATGTCTTTACTGCAACAAGCTGAAAAGTTTTTTGATGCCCTCAATGCCCACGACTTAGACACCGTCGTTTCTATGATCAGTCCTTCCGCCACCATTAACACCCCTATAGGGTCTTTTACGGGTGGGGAAGCTTACCGAGACTGGATGATGATGCACTTCCGGGCTATGCCAGACTTTACCCATGAGATTCGGGGGATGGCCGCAGAAACCCAAGACACGATCGCTTTTGAACTCCACGCCACCGGTACAATGACCGGGCCTTTGGAGATGCCTAACGGAGATGTACCTCCCACTGGTAGAAGTATTGACGTTTCAGCCGCAGATTTTTGGCGCTTTGAGAACGGATTAATTGTCGAGTATCATCTTTACTTTAATCTGGTAGATTTTCTCAATCAATTAGGAATCCCTCTTACTGATTAA
- a CDS encoding alpha/beta fold hydrolase, which produces MYIGRDWTVEHNQTAKVKNAELRYTVLGSGEPVLCIHGTNIADSLITPLQFYPDLFKDYQFISYYRAGYNGSTLEKDSLSIEEGAEQAKQLLEHLGIKKTHILAFSFGGVIGFQFMLSYPEMVHSAILLEPYLNRESPEAVEANVRAFNRAMELFQAGDKLGAAQLYMVDVCGPSFLGAVDMTNPLDVWDRVSVAADIAFNIDFPAIVNWGFKMSDARAGKFDDKKPTMPILAVMGLDSEAAMPGFREVQQFLMDWLPQAERCGIMNATHGMQSMNPIEVGQAALAFLRKHPMV; this is translated from the coding sequence ATGTATATTGGTCGAGATTGGACAGTTGAACATAACCAAACTGCAAAAGTCAAAAACGCTGAACTCAGATACACCGTCTTAGGAAGTGGCGAACCGGTATTATGTATTCATGGGACTAACATTGCTGACAGTCTGATTACCCCCCTACAGTTTTACCCTGACCTATTTAAAGATTATCAATTTATTAGTTATTATCGGGCGGGTTATAATGGTAGCACCTTAGAAAAGGATAGTTTAAGTATTGAAGAAGGAGCAGAACAGGCTAAACAATTACTAGAACATTTAGGCATTAAAAAAACCCACATTTTGGCGTTTTCTTTTGGGGGTGTGATAGGGTTTCAATTCATGCTTTCCTATCCTGAAATGGTGCATTCTGCTATCCTTCTTGAACCCTATCTTAATCGAGAATCTCCTGAAGCCGTAGAGGCTAATGTAAGGGCTTTTAATCGAGCAATGGAACTTTTTCAAGCCGGAGATAAATTGGGGGCGGCTCAACTGTATATGGTCGATGTTTGTGGGCCAAGTTTTTTGGGTGCTGTTGATATGACTAATCCTCTTGACGTATGGGATAGAGTTTCTGTTGCTGCGGATATAGCGTTTAATATCGACTTTCCTGCAATTGTCAATTGGGGATTTAAAATGTCAGACGCAAGAGCGGGCAAATTTGACGATAAAAAACCAACTATGCCGATTTTAGCGGTTATGGGATTAGACAGTGAAGCAGCGATGCCCGGTTTCCGAGAAGTGCAACAATTTCTTATGGACTGGTTGCCCCAAGCGGAACGATGTGGGATTATGAATGCTACTCATGGGATGCAAAGTATGAATCCTATAGAAGTCGGACAAGCGGCATTGGCTTTTTTAAGAAAGCATCCAATGGTTTAA